The following are from one region of the Flavobacteriaceae bacterium UJ101 genome:
- a CDS encoding putative MscS family protein (Belongs to the MscS (TC 1.A.23) family.) has translation MEDFLGHVILVNGETKITVWKIIMACLTMGVTVLFFKGLKSFMEKKFGSLAPENYAKFKTLYKIVKYIVYVVVILAILRSFGINIDMLLAGSAALFVGLGMGMQQFFMDFISGIMILFDETLAAGDIIQIEDQVGRVEQINFRTTVMITRDDRVVIIPNHKFLSEYLYNWTQNSDITRFHLSVGVAYGSDTKLVADLLKKVAMEHPHVENRPDPVIIFSEFGDNSLNFQLYFYTDQPLQSPKIKSDLRFMIDKEFRAHNVSIPFPQRDLHIISPSASDSDHRINF, from the coding sequence ATGGAAGATTTTTTAGGACACGTGATCCTTGTTAATGGGGAAACAAAAATTACGGTTTGGAAAATTATAATGGCTTGTTTAACAATGGGAGTAACCGTGCTGTTTTTTAAAGGGTTAAAATCCTTTATGGAAAAAAAGTTTGGTAGTTTAGCTCCTGAAAATTATGCTAAATTTAAGACTTTATATAAGATCGTTAAATATATAGTATATGTTGTTGTTATCTTAGCAATCTTAAGAAGTTTCGGAATTAATATCGATATGCTTTTGGCAGGTTCAGCAGCCTTATTTGTAGGATTAGGGATGGGGATGCAACAATTCTTTATGGATTTTATTTCTGGAATTATGATATTATTTGATGAGACTTTAGCAGCAGGTGATATTATTCAAATAGAAGATCAAGTTGGAAGAGTAGAACAAATTAATTTTAGAACGACTGTAATGATTACACGTGATGATCGTGTTGTTATTATCCCAAATCATAAGTTTTTGTCTGAATATCTATATAATTGGACACAAAATTCAGATATTACACGATTTCATTTATCTGTGGGGGTAGCATATGGTTCTGATACAAAGTTAGTAGCTGATTTATTAAAAAAAGTTGCAATGGAGCACCCTCATGTAGAAAATAGACCCGATCCTGTGATTATTTTTAGTGAATTTGGTGATAACTCATTAAATTTTCAATTATACTTTTATACAGATCAACCATTACAATCTCCTAAAATAAAAAGTGATTTACGTTTTATGATTGATAAGGAATTTAGAGCTCATAATGTGTCAATTCCTTTTCCTCAAAGAGATTTGCATATTATTTCACCATCGGCTTCTGATTCAGATCATCGAATAAATTTCTAA
- the ACE gene encoding peptidyl-dipeptidase A (May be involved in the specific maturation or degradation of a number of bioactive peptides. May have a role in the specification of heart progenitors; Belongs to the peptidase M2 family.; KEGG: llo:LLO_1982 peptidyl-dipeptidase A) gives MRTRMLLPTVMTTIFVIMGCKTEKSQSNNVEVTQKEIDSTLEKEVQSFLDTYTKEYVALYTASSEAQWKANTYIVKGDEETEKLVQEADEAFAKFTGNKQNIEQAQKFLEKEDKLKPVQVRQLKAIIYGAANNPEIVADLVSKRIEAENAQNAALFGYTFKVDDNEVSTGDIDEKLTSSKDLNERLKYWESSKDVGKTLKEGLDNLKKLRNQTVQALGYDDYYSYQVSDYGMTRNEMQELNDQMIRDIWPLYRELHTYMRYELAKKYNTDVPDMLPAHWLPNRWGQDWSPEIQVQGLDLSKALKDKSAEWIVKEGENFYKSIGFEALPQSFYEKGSMYPLPKNADHKKNNHASAWHMNLENDVRCLMSVSPTPEYYETVHHELGHIYYYLTYTNPDVPPLLRGGANRGFHEGVGSLLGLAAMQKPFLVNRGLINKDAQTDEMQILLKEAMNYVVFLPFSAGVMNSFEHELYAQDLPKDQFNKKWWELKKKYQGIVPPTERGEEYCDATAKTHINNDAAQYYDYAISYILLFQLHDHIAKKILKQDPHATNYYGNKEVGDFLKNILYPGANCDWHELLIENVGSDMSAKPMLEYFEPLMKYLKEENKDREYTLPESI, from the coding sequence ATGAGAACAAGAATGTTATTACCTACCGTAATGACAACAATTTTTGTGATAATGGGATGTAAGACAGAAAAATCCCAATCCAATAATGTTGAAGTTACCCAAAAAGAAATTGATAGTACTTTAGAAAAGGAAGTGCAATCTTTTTTAGATACTTATACAAAAGAATATGTAGCTTTATATACTGCCTCTTCTGAAGCACAATGGAAAGCAAATACTTATATTGTAAAAGGGGATGAAGAAACGGAAAAACTAGTACAAGAAGCAGATGAAGCTTTTGCTAAATTTACAGGTAATAAGCAAAATATTGAGCAAGCACAAAAATTTCTAGAAAAAGAAGACAAATTAAAACCTGTTCAAGTACGTCAATTAAAAGCCATTATTTATGGTGCTGCTAATAATCCAGAAATTGTAGCAGATTTAGTCTCAAAACGAATTGAAGCAGAAAATGCACAAAATGCAGCATTGTTTGGGTATACCTTTAAAGTAGATGATAATGAAGTGAGTACGGGTGATATTGATGAGAAACTAACCTCTAGTAAAGATTTAAATGAACGTTTAAAATATTGGGAATCATCAAAAGATGTAGGTAAAACATTAAAAGAGGGATTGGATAATCTAAAAAAATTACGTAACCAAACGGTACAAGCTTTAGGCTATGACGATTATTATTCATACCAAGTTTCAGACTATGGAATGACACGTAATGAAATGCAAGAGTTAAATGATCAAATGATTCGTGATATTTGGCCTTTGTATAGAGAATTACATACGTATATGCGTTATGAATTGGCTAAGAAATACAATACAGATGTTCCTGATATGTTACCAGCTCATTGGTTACCGAATCGTTGGGGACAAGATTGGAGCCCTGAAATACAAGTACAAGGATTGGACTTATCAAAAGCATTGAAAGATAAATCAGCAGAATGGATTGTAAAAGAAGGAGAAAATTTTTACAAAAGTATTGGATTTGAAGCGTTACCTCAATCTTTTTACGAAAAGGGGAGTATGTATCCCTTACCAAAAAATGCAGATCACAAGAAAAATAATCATGCATCAGCTTGGCATATGAATTTAGAAAATGATGTGCGTTGTTTAATGAGTGTGTCACCAACTCCTGAATATTATGAAACGGTACATCATGAATTAGGGCATATTTATTATTATTTAACGTATACCAATCCTGATGTTCCTCCATTATTGAGAGGTGGAGCTAATCGAGGGTTTCATGAAGGTGTTGGAAGTTTATTAGGTTTAGCCGCGATGCAAAAACCTTTTCTTGTAAATAGAGGTTTGATTAATAAAGATGCTCAGACAGATGAAATGCAAATTTTATTAAAAGAAGCTATGAATTATGTCGTGTTTTTACCTTTTTCAGCTGGTGTAATGAACAGTTTTGAACATGAATTATATGCTCAAGACTTACCAAAAGATCAATTCAATAAAAAATGGTGGGAACTAAAGAAAAAGTACCAGGGAATTGTTCCTCCTACTGAGAGAGGAGAGGAATATTGTGATGCTACAGCAAAAACACATATTAACAATGATGCAGCCCAATATTATGACTATGCTATTTCGTATATATTGTTATTTCAATTGCATGATCATATTGCTAAAAAAATCTTAAAGCAAGATCCGCATGCAACCAATTATTATGGAAATAAAGAAGTAGGAGACTTTTTGAAGAATATTTTATATCCGGGAGCTAATTGTGATTGGCATGAATTGCTTATAGAAAATGTTGGAAGTGATATGAGTGCTAAACCTATGTTAGAATATTTTGAGCCTTTAATGAAGTATTTAAAAGAAGAAAATAAAGATAGAGAGTATACATTGCCGGAAAGTATTTAA
- the aroK|aroL gene encoding shikimate kinase (In the N-terminal sectio; belongs to the shikimate kinase family; In the C-terminal sectio; belongs to the dehydroquinate synthase family.; KEGG: eco:b3390 shikimate kinase) — MGSGKSFIGNLLSNQLSLPFYDLDTLIEKKEGKTISTLFKEKGEIYFRKTEHIVLLETLKQKDNCILSLGGGTPCFYDNMDWVNQNSISIYLQNSIPTLSNRLVKEKEQRPIISHLQNEQLPEFIAKHLFERRPFYDKAIHTVNTDKQNIEETLNIIQEKIGLSKLP; from the coding sequence ATGGGAAGTGGGAAAAGTTTTATCGGAAACCTACTTTCAAACCAGTTATCACTCCCATTTTATGATTTAGATACATTAATTGAAAAAAAAGAAGGGAAAACTATTTCTACTCTATTTAAAGAAAAGGGTGAAATTTATTTTAGAAAAACAGAACATATAGTTTTATTGGAAACTTTAAAACAAAAAGATAATTGTATTTTGTCTCTTGGAGGGGGTACACCTTGTTTTTATGATAATATGGATTGGGTCAATCAAAATAGTATTTCCATCTATCTTCAAAATTCTATACCAACTCTTTCCAATCGACTAGTAAAAGAAAAAGAGCAGCGCCCTATCATCTCACATTTACAAAATGAGCAATTACCTGAATTCATTGCAAAACATCTTTTTGAGCGTAGACCTTTTTATGATAAAGCAATTCATACTGTTAATACGGATAAACAAAATATAGAAGAAACGTTAAATATCATTCAAGAAAAAATCGGATTATCAAAATTACCTTGA
- a CDS encoding chemotaxis response regulator protein-glutamate methylesterase of group 1 operon (Involved in the modulation of the chemotaxis syste; catalyzes the demethylation of specific methylglutamate residues introduced into the chemoreceptors (methyl-accepting chemotaxis proteins) by CheR; Contains 1 cheB-type methylesterase domain; Contains 1 response regulatory domain.) has translation MPKILIIEDEQAIRNVLRNILSEENKEYEIDEANDGLEGLEKIKDHNYDLVISDIKMPKFDGVEVLEATMKIKPETPFIMISGHGDIDTAVGTIKLGAFDYISKPPDLNRLLNTVRNALDRKNLVVENKTLTQENKRLKKKVSKKYEMIGTSTAISDIKEMIEKVAPTDARVLVTGPNGTGKELVSHWIHEKSDRAKSPLVEVNCAAIPSELIESELFGHEKGSFTGAHKQKSGKFEQANKGTIFLDEIGDMSLSAQAKVLRALQEGKISRVGGDKEISVDVRVIAATNKDLRKEIEEGKFREDLYHRLAVIVIKVPSLNDRKEDIPMLVDHFAQKVAEEQGTVVKSFTKEAIKELQDYDWTGNIRELRNVIERLIILSGEEVSEVEVKKFASK, from the coding sequence ATGCCAAAAATTTTAATCATTGAAGATGAACAAGCCATTCGAAATGTCCTTCGAAATATTCTTTCTGAAGAAAATAAAGAATATGAAATAGATGAAGCAAACGATGGATTAGAAGGACTTGAAAAAATAAAAGATCATAATTATGATCTTGTTATTTCTGATATTAAAATGCCCAAGTTTGATGGAGTAGAAGTATTAGAAGCAACAATGAAAATAAAACCAGAAACCCCTTTTATAATGATTTCTGGGCATGGTGATATTGATACTGCAGTAGGAACCATAAAATTAGGAGCGTTTGATTATATATCAAAACCACCTGATTTAAATAGATTATTAAATACAGTTCGAAACGCTTTAGATAGAAAAAATTTAGTTGTAGAAAATAAAACGCTGACTCAAGAAAATAAGCGTTTGAAGAAGAAAGTTTCAAAAAAATATGAAATGATAGGAACTTCTACTGCTATTTCTGATATTAAAGAGATGATTGAAAAAGTAGCTCCAACTGATGCAAGAGTTTTAGTTACCGGGCCAAATGGAACAGGAAAAGAATTAGTTTCACACTGGATTCATGAAAAGAGTGATCGAGCAAAATCACCTTTAGTAGAAGTTAATTGTGCTGCGATTCCATCTGAATTGATTGAAAGTGAGCTTTTTGGGCATGAAAAAGGTTCTTTTACAGGGGCACATAAACAAAAAAGTGGAAAATTTGAGCAGGCCAATAAAGGAACTATCTTTTTAGATGAAATTGGTGATATGAGTCTTTCTGCTCAAGCAAAAGTACTTCGGGCTCTACAAGAAGGTAAAATTTCGAGAGTTGGTGGTGATAAAGAAATTTCAGTTGATGTTCGTGTAATTGCGGCAACCAATAAGGATTTACGTAAAGAAATCGAAGAAGGAAAATTTCGAGAAGATTTATACCATCGTTTAGCGGTTATTGTAATAAAAGTTCCTTCTTTAAATGATAGAAAAGAAGATATACCTATGTTAGTAGATCATTTTGCACAAAAGGTGGCAGAAGAACAAGGAACTGTGGTTAAATCTTTTACAAAGGAAGCGATTAAAGAGTTACAAGATTACGATTGGACAGGAAATATTCGTGAATTACGAAATGTTATAGAGCGTCTGATTATACTAAGTGGAGAAGAAGTTTCCGAAGTAGAAGTGAAAAAATTTGCAAGTAAATAA
- the msbA gene encoding lipid A export ATP-binding/permease protein MsbA (Involved in lipid A export and possibly also in glycerophospholipid export and for biogenesis of the outer membrane. Transmembrane domains (TMD) form a pore in the inner membrane and the ATP-binding domain (NBD) is responsible for energy generation; Belongs to the ABC transporter superfamily. Lipid exporter (TC 3.A.1.106) family; Contains 1 ABC transmembrane type-1 domain; Contains 1 ABC transporter domain.; KEGG: scn:Solca_3479 ATP-binding cassette, subfamily B, bacterial MsbA; Acting on acid anhydrides; catalyzing transmembrane movement of substances) produces MSALKRAISYTKPYTGSFSLSILFNTVYAILNVLAMAMMMPVLGIMFDEEYQEVKKPIYDGFSSLGDYAKESVYYLAQNIKEERGVLYTLAFFCIAFLIIFFLRNFFRFLGQIFLISLKTGVTKDFRNAIHQKILDLPVSFFTEKRKGDMMSRISSDVSEVESSILGSIIEIVRSPIMIIIYLVSLFLMNPQLTLFALLIFPALGTFISLLGKSLKRGSKRTQDQLGKVISNVEETLSGLKIIKIFNADKQVQGKFEESTSLHQNFLARVLRRNELASPVSEFLGAILLVIIIYYGGRLQISGEGMKGSEFVAYIGLFYTLLDPIKRFSKGFSNINKGRASAERIFEIIDTDVSIKDHENALSKQSFDSNITFENVYFQYDEKEVIQNFNLTLPKGKTIALVGSSGSGKSTLANLITRFYDVTKGSINIDQQNIKDIKLNDYRQLFGMVTQESILFNDTVFNNLILGKPDATLEEVTQAAKIANAHEFIMKLENGYQTNIGEGGGKLSGGQKQRMSIARAVLANPPIMILDEATSALDSHSEKLVQEALDNMMKDRTSLVIAHRLSTIQNADLIVVMEEGKIIEQGSHSELIDQKGAYKKLIELQNIAS; encoded by the coding sequence ATGAGCGCATTAAAACGAGCTATTAGTTATACAAAACCTTATACAGGTTCCTTTTCTCTTTCTATTTTATTCAATACTGTTTATGCTATTTTAAATGTTTTAGCAATGGCCATGATGATGCCTGTATTAGGCATTATGTTTGATGAAGAATACCAAGAAGTTAAAAAACCAATTTATGATGGTTTCTCTTCCTTAGGTGATTATGCAAAAGAATCCGTTTATTATCTTGCACAAAATATTAAAGAGGAGCGTGGTGTTTTATATACATTAGCCTTTTTTTGTATTGCTTTTCTAATCATATTTTTTCTTCGTAATTTCTTTCGTTTTTTAGGACAAATTTTTCTTATTTCTTTAAAAACAGGTGTTACTAAAGATTTTAGAAATGCTATTCATCAAAAAATATTAGATCTTCCTGTTTCTTTTTTTACTGAAAAAAGAAAAGGGGATATGATGTCACGTATTTCAAGTGATGTCTCAGAAGTAGAAAGTTCTATTTTAGGGTCTATTATTGAGATTGTTCGATCTCCTATCATGATTATTATTTATTTGGTTTCTTTATTTTTAATGAATCCTCAATTAACTTTATTTGCTCTTTTAATCTTCCCTGCTTTAGGTACTTTTATTTCCTTATTAGGAAAAAGTTTAAAAAGAGGATCTAAACGTACACAAGATCAATTGGGAAAAGTTATTTCAAACGTTGAGGAGACTTTATCAGGACTAAAAATTATTAAAATATTCAATGCTGACAAACAAGTACAAGGTAAATTTGAGGAATCAACCAGTTTACATCAAAATTTTCTAGCACGTGTTCTTCGTAGAAATGAGTTGGCATCTCCTGTGAGTGAATTTTTAGGAGCAATCTTATTAGTTATTATTATTTATTACGGAGGTCGTTTACAAATTAGTGGTGAAGGAATGAAAGGATCTGAATTTGTAGCTTATATTGGATTATTTTATACGTTATTAGATCCTATTAAACGTTTTTCTAAAGGTTTTTCTAATATTAATAAGGGAAGAGCATCTGCAGAACGTATTTTTGAAATTATTGATACCGATGTTTCGATTAAAGATCATGAAAATGCACTTTCTAAACAATCATTTGATTCTAACATAACATTTGAAAATGTTTACTTTCAATATGATGAAAAAGAAGTTATTCAAAACTTTAACCTAACCTTACCAAAAGGAAAAACAATTGCTCTTGTAGGAAGTAGTGGTAGTGGTAAAAGTACCTTGGCCAATTTAATCACTCGCTTTTATGATGTAACCAAAGGTTCTATTAACATTGATCAACAGAATATAAAAGATATCAAATTAAATGATTATCGTCAATTATTCGGAATGGTAACCCAAGAAAGTATTCTATTTAACGATACTGTTTTCAATAATTTAATTTTAGGAAAACCTGATGCTACTTTAGAAGAAGTAACACAAGCTGCTAAAATAGCAAATGCTCATGAATTCATCATGAAATTAGAAAATGGATATCAAACTAACATTGGAGAAGGTGGAGGAAAACTTTCAGGTGGACAAAAACAACGAATGAGTATAGCCCGCGCTGTCTTAGCCAATCCACCTATTATGATTTTAGATGAAGCTACCTCGGCACTAGACTCTCATTCTGAAAAATTAGTACAAGAAGCATTAGACAACATGATGAAAGATCGTACTTCACTGGTTATTGCACATCGATTATCTACTATTCAAAATGCTGATTTAATAGTTGTCATGGAAGAAGGGAAAATTATAGAACAAGGTTCTCATTCTGAACTTATAGATCAAAAAGGAGCTTATAAAAAACTAATAGAATTGCAAAATATTGCAAGTTAA
- the APRT|apt gene encoding adenine phosphoribosyltransferase (Catalyzes a salvage reaction resulting in the formation of AMP, that is energically less costly than de novo synthesis; Belongs to the purine/pyrimidine phosphoribosyltransferase family.; KEGG: wvi:Weevi_2105 adenine phosphoribosyltransferase) yields the protein MLENRIKETIVDVPDFPQEGVIFKDITPIFLDAQLCNDIVDAFVEKAKGKVDVVCGIESRGFLFGMGIANKLGVPFVLIRKAGKLPGETISQKYDLEYGTAEIEMNKHYIKEGQRVLIHDDVLATGGTAEACAELIKQVGAVPAQFSFLAAIEFLNGDEKIKKYTEDRISLINY from the coding sequence ATGTTAGAGAACAGAATCAAGGAAACCATCGTCGATGTTCCTGATTTTCCCCAAGAAGGGGTTATTTTTAAAGACATCACACCTATTTTTTTAGATGCTCAACTATGTAATGATATTGTTGATGCTTTTGTAGAAAAAGCAAAAGGGAAAGTGGATGTCGTTTGTGGTATTGAAAGTAGAGGTTTCCTTTTTGGGATGGGGATTGCAAATAAATTAGGGGTACCTTTTGTATTAATTCGTAAAGCAGGTAAGTTACCAGGAGAAACGATTTCTCAAAAATATGATTTAGAATATGGTACTGCTGAAATTGAAATGAACAAGCATTATATAAAAGAAGGGCAGCGTGTTTTAATTCATGATGATGTTTTAGCAACGGGAGGAACCGCTGAAGCATGTGCTGAATTAATAAAGCAAGTAGGTGCTGTTCCTGCTCAATTTAGTTTTTTGGCTGCTATTGAGTTTTTAAATGGTGATGAAAAAATTAAAAAATATACTGAGGATAGAATATCATTAATTAACTACTAA
- a CDS encoding uncharacterized protein (To B.subtilis YhaP.), giving the protein MDKVFLIIKREYLVNVKKKSFLIMTLLAPFLMVLFLAVVVYIGQANNTEKKIAVIDESGLFQNKLKNTQDLSFHFFNPKESMNLKDSVFNTETINLLIEIPYAKDSLFSNLDHEISLIVKNDVDIHTKEYLTKTFRDVLEEKRLEVLGISPDHLAQSKSKVDFNVLSLSSNQRGDASLIKLSLASGLAYIVFMFIMIYGVRVMRSVIEEKNSRVVEVIISSVKPMQLMIGKIVGTALVALTQFVIWIALTLFLMTIYQTFTMNDIESIQTFQQGMDKIPNPDNLNQTIEVLFNLNYPFIIATFLLFFTLGYLFFSSFFAAIGSAVDNETETQQFTFLAIAPLMIGGYGSFTSLMTNPEGNILAALSIFPMTSPVAMVIRSPYEVPVWQWILAIVLLVGATVGMIYIAAKIYRTGILMYGKKASFKEIYKWLKY; this is encoded by the coding sequence ATGGATAAAGTATTTTTAATAATAAAGCGAGAGTATTTAGTCAATGTAAAAAAGAAATCTTTTTTGATTATGACATTGTTAGCTCCGTTTTTAATGGTTCTTTTTTTAGCTGTTGTAGTCTACATTGGACAGGCCAATAATACTGAAAAGAAAATAGCAGTTATTGATGAGAGTGGACTTTTTCAAAATAAATTAAAAAATACGCAAGATCTTTCTTTTCATTTCTTTAACCCAAAAGAATCGATGAATTTAAAAGATTCTGTTTTTAATACCGAAACAATTAATCTACTAATCGAAATTCCATATGCGAAGGACAGTTTGTTCTCTAACTTAGATCATGAAATTAGTTTGATCGTTAAAAATGATGTAGATATTCATACAAAAGAGTACCTAACAAAAACCTTTCGTGATGTTTTAGAAGAAAAACGATTAGAGGTTCTAGGGATTTCACCAGATCATTTAGCACAATCGAAATCGAAAGTAGATTTTAACGTGTTGAGTTTATCAAGTAATCAAAGAGGAGACGCATCGTTAATCAAATTAAGTTTAGCATCAGGATTGGCTTATATTGTGTTTATGTTTATTATGATCTATGGTGTACGTGTAATGAGAAGTGTAATTGAAGAAAAAAATAGTCGTGTAGTAGAGGTTATTATATCCTCAGTGAAGCCTATGCAGCTAATGATTGGAAAAATAGTGGGTACAGCACTAGTTGCTTTAACTCAGTTTGTTATATGGATTGCATTGACTTTATTTTTGATGACAATCTATCAAACATTTACAATGAATGATATAGAATCCATTCAAACTTTCCAACAAGGGATGGACAAAATACCAAACCCTGATAACTTGAATCAAACAATAGAAGTATTGTTTAATTTAAATTACCCTTTTATTATTGCAACTTTTTTACTATTTTTCACATTAGGTTATTTGTTTTTCAGTTCTTTTTTTGCGGCAATTGGTTCTGCAGTAGATAATGAAACTGAAACCCAGCAATTTACATTTTTAGCAATAGCACCTTTAATGATTGGAGGATATGGAAGTTTTACTTCGTTAATGACGAATCCTGAAGGGAATATTTTAGCAGCTTTGTCAATATTTCCTATGACATCACCTGTTGCAATGGTTATTCGAAGTCCATATGAAGTTCCTGTTTGGCAATGGATTTTAGCTATTGTATTATTAGTTGGAGCGACGGTTGGAATGATTTATATTGCAGCAAAAATCTATAGAACAGGAATATTAATGTATGGGAAAAAAGCTTCCTTTAAAGAAATTTATAAATGGCTTAAATATTAA
- the ABC.SS.A gene encoding monosaccharide-transporting ATPase (Part of a binding-protein-dependent transport system for arginine. Probably responsible for energy coupling to the transport system; Belongs to the ABC transporter superfamily; Contains 1 ABC transporter domain.; KEGG: clj:CLJU_c29990 simple sugar transport system ATP-binding protein), which translates to MSQEYIVSTQKISKTYGNYRALKYLSLDIPKGEIFGLLGPNGAGKTTFIRIINQITMPDTGKVFFDGTILKPGHIAEIGYLPEERGLYKNMKVGEQALYFAQLKGLSKKEAKKRLDFWFDRLEISSWWDKKLSELSKGMAQKVQFVTTVLHQPKLLIFDEPFSGFDPVNAEVIKNEILYLKEQGTSVIFSTHRMESVEEMCDKIALMNHGEIILEGKVKEIKNRFKNNEYQIIFKDFDRSKFEKFRNHVEILEAKEEGLELSLKVKQKTTTNLLSEASQIGTISTYAEILPTMNEVFINAVNKAKNG; encoded by the coding sequence ATGAGTCAAGAATATATAGTATCCACACAGAAGATATCCAAAACATATGGTAATTATAGAGCTTTAAAATATCTAAGTTTAGATATTCCTAAAGGTGAAATTTTTGGACTTTTAGGCCCTAATGGAGCAGGAAAAACAACCTTTATACGAATCATCAATCAAATTACAATGCCTGATACTGGCAAAGTGTTTTTTGATGGGACTATTTTAAAACCCGGGCATATAGCAGAGATTGGTTATTTACCTGAAGAGAGAGGTTTGTATAAAAATATGAAGGTAGGAGAGCAAGCATTATATTTTGCTCAATTAAAAGGCCTTTCAAAAAAGGAAGCTAAAAAAAGATTGGATTTTTGGTTTGACCGTTTGGAAATTTCATCATGGTGGGACAAAAAACTGTCTGAATTATCAAAAGGAATGGCACAAAAAGTTCAATTTGTGACGACCGTTTTACATCAACCAAAATTGTTAATTTTTGATGAACCTTTTAGTGGCTTTGATCCTGTAAATGCAGAAGTTATAAAGAATGAAATTTTATATTTGAAAGAACAAGGGACTTCGGTCATTTTTTCAACGCATCGTATGGAATCTGTTGAAGAAATGTGTGATAAGATAGCATTAATGAATCATGGAGAAATCATTTTAGAAGGAAAAGTAAAAGAAATTAAAAATAGATTTAAAAATAACGAATACCAAATCATATTTAAAGATTTTGATCGATCTAAATTTGAAAAGTTTAGAAATCATGTAGAAATATTAGAGGCAAAGGAAGAAGGATTGGAGTTATCATTAAAAGTGAAACAGAAAACGACAACCAATTTATTGTCAGAAGCGTCTCAAATAGGAACTATTTCAACTTATGCAGAGATATTGCCAACAATGAATGAAGTTTTTATTAATGCAGTAAATAAGGCTAAAAATGGATAA